A genomic window from Diospyros lotus cultivar Yz01 chromosome 2, ASM1463336v1, whole genome shotgun sequence includes:
- the LOC127794867 gene encoding uncharacterized protein LOC127794867: MRTMFTSSEWDECKWSKTVKGKATYATVMSITFWNGVNLCLKVFAPLVKVLQIVDADKKHSMGFLYGELKHAKEAIKEALKNIEKNYQPIIEIIEVRVKDRLDSPLHFAAYLLNSYYFFKDMGIKLDHEVMDGFFNCVEMFYDANGELQGHVVNIELPKYTHKERTFGKSWATQGCAENDDNYNPVKWWITYGNHTPNLQRMAIRILSLTSSSFGCERNWNTFEGIRTKKRNRLDVHRLNNLVYVQFNAKLMNKQKREKERNVDVLLSSDASNAQGWIVEGGDDEEIDPGTGLT; this comes from the exons ATGAGGACAATGTTTACTAGCTCTGAATGGGATGAGTGCAAATGGTCAAAGactgttaaagggaaagcaacatatgctactgtgatgagcattactttttggaatggtgtgaaTTTATGCCTCAAGGTTTTTGCTCCTTTGGTGAAGGTACTTCAAATTGTTGATGCAGATAAAAAGCattctatgggctttttatatGGAGAGCTTAAGCATGCAAAGGAAGCTATTAAGGAGGCCCTAAAGAATATTGAGAAGAACTATCAGCCTATTATTGAGATTATTGAAGTAAGGGtaaaagataggctagatagtccactGCATTTTgcggcttaccttttgaattCCTATTACTTTTTTAAGGATATGGGTATAAAACTTGATCATGAAGTCATGGATGGATTTTTTAactgtgtggagatgttttatgatGCCAATGGTGAATTGCAAGGTCATGTTGTAAATATTGAGTTGCCAAAATATACTCATAAAGAAAGAACTTTTGGAAAATCGTGGGCAACTCAAGGGTGTGCagaaaatgatgacaattataatccag TTAAATGGTGGATAACTTATGGAAATCAcactccaaacttgcaacgaatggcgaTAAGGATCCTTTCATTAACTAGTAGTTCGTttggttgtgaaagaaattggaacacttttgaaggg atacgtacgaagaaaagaaatagactggatgtgcatcgattgaacaatcttgtttatgtccaatttaatgcaaaattgatgaacaagcaaaagagagagaaggaaaggaatgttgatgtgtTACTTTCTAGTGATGCCAgcaatgcacaaggatggattgttgaaggaggagatgatgaagaaattgatccTGGTACGGGGCTTACTTGa